The following proteins are encoded in a genomic region of Nitrospirota bacterium:
- a CDS encoding heterodisulfide reductase-related iron-sulfur binding cluster, with protein MKGVDLAGDRIDRAAVEKETLRIFDICDGCRRCINLCPSFNTLLDRLDVVDSDVHKLTADDTRRIVDECYYCKLCFNHCPYTPPHQFDLDFPRLMVMWKRIYAEARTPPLRDRLLVRTDIIGRVGTLLAPVVNWANRNPFLRRVMHAALGIHRERRLLPFQSETFPRWWARSHATSAPSGSTSGPKVALFPTCTVNYHCTEIGRATVQVLKKNGVEVIVPDGQQCCGMPFFDTGDVATIKRMAETNLRALEPWVRRGYDVIAPVPSCSLMLKREYPDLLKTDIARSVSARTFDICEYLVALKRQGKLNMDFVRRPLKIAYQIPCHLRDQNIGFKSKELMELTGATVEVIERCAGHDGTWGVKAEFFELSMKIANKVVRQVKEAQADLVASDCPLAALQIDQAGQAGRPTLHPIQIIKQAYGL; from the coding sequence ATGAAAGGGGTCGACCTGGCAGGTGACCGGATAGACCGCGCGGCGGTCGAAAAGGAAACGCTCCGCATCTTCGATATCTGCGACGGGTGCCGGAGATGCATCAATCTGTGTCCGTCGTTCAACACCCTGCTTGATCGGCTGGACGTTGTGGACAGTGACGTCCACAAGTTGACAGCCGACGATACGCGCCGGATCGTCGACGAATGCTATTACTGTAAGCTCTGTTTTAACCATTGTCCCTACACGCCGCCGCACCAGTTCGATCTTGACTTTCCCAGGCTGATGGTGATGTGGAAACGCATTTACGCCGAGGCACGCACTCCGCCGTTGCGTGATCGACTCCTCGTCCGGACAGACATCATTGGGCGTGTCGGAACGTTGCTCGCGCCTGTGGTGAACTGGGCCAATCGCAATCCCTTCCTGCGCCGGGTGATGCACGCTGCGCTCGGGATCCATCGCGAGCGCCGGCTCCTTCCCTTCCAATCGGAAACGTTTCCCCGCTGGTGGGCCAGGTCCCATGCAACCAGCGCACCTTCGGGCTCGACGTCCGGCCCCAAGGTCGCCTTGTTTCCGACCTGTACGGTGAATTACCACTGCACCGAAATCGGCCGGGCTACCGTGCAGGTCCTGAAAAAGAACGGGGTCGAGGTGATCGTTCCGGATGGGCAACAGTGCTGCGGGATGCCGTTTTTCGACACTGGCGACGTCGCGACGATCAAGCGGATGGCCGAGACCAACCTGCGTGCGTTGGAGCCATGGGTCCGCCGGGGTTACGACGTCATTGCACCGGTGCCCAGTTGCAGCCTGATGCTGAAGCGGGAATATCCGGACCTGCTCAAGACCGACATCGCCCGATCGGTGAGTGCCCGTACGTTTGATATCTGTGAGTATCTCGTGGCGCTGAAACGGCAAGGGAAGTTGAACATGGACTTTGTACGGCGTCCGCTTAAGATCGCCTATCAGATTCCCTGCCATCTCCGGGATCAAAACATCGGCTTCAAATCCAAGGAATTGATGGAGTTGACCGGAGCCACGGTGGAGGTGATCGAGCGATGTGCGGGACATGATGGAACCTGGGGAGTTAAAGCGGAGTTCTTCGAGCTGTCCATGAAAATCGCCAATAAAGTGGTGCGCCAGGTCAAGGAAGCTCAGGCAGATCTCGTCGCGTCCGATTGTCCGCTGGCGGCTCTGCAGATCGATCAAGCCGGTCAGGCCGGTCGCCCCACCCTGCACCCGATCCAGATTATCAAGCAAGCGTATGGATTATGA
- the katG gene encoding catalase/peroxidase HPI, translating into MNEDGKCPVTGGANLQATGRGLSNRDWWPNQLNLKILHQYAPATNPMGTSFNYADEFKKLDFKALKQDLYALMTDSQDWWPADYGHYGPLFIRMAWHAAGTYRVGDGRGGAGLGQQRFAPTNSWPDNVNLDKARRLLWPIKKKYGDKISWADLIVLAGNCALESMGFKTFGFGGGRADVYEADESVYWGSETEWLADRRGGTKPDFENPLAAVQMGLIYVNPEGPGGKPDPLASAKMVRETFARMAMNDYETVALICGGHTFGKCHGAGDPRLVGPAPEAADIEDQGLGWISKHGSGKGGDQIGSGLEGSWTPTPTKWDMSYLDMLFGNEWVPTRSPAGASQWTPKQKTEKNLAPAAHDPTKRVSIIMTDADMAMRYDPEYEKIARHFHKNPEEFADAFARAWFKLTHRDMGPKARYLGPEVPEADLMWQDPIPAVDHKLVNDEDIAALKARVLASGLSVSELVYTAWSSAASFRGSDKRGGANGARIRLAPMKDWEVNQPAQLAKVLARLEAIQGEFNKAAGGGKRVSLADLIVLAGCAAVEQAAKNAGVSVTVPFAPGRMDATAEQTDAASFAVLEPIADGFRNYRSGKYPEIKSEHFLVDRAQLLTLSAPEMTVLVGGLRVLGANYNGSKHGVFTERPGVLTNDFFVNLLDMGNEWRLMSDDKELFEVRDRKTGKIKWTATRVDLVFGSNSQLRAIAEVYGQDDAREKFVRDFVAAWGKVMNLDRFDLARS; encoded by the coding sequence ATGAACGAAGATGGCAAGTGCCCGGTCACGGGCGGAGCAAATTTACAAGCAACCGGGAGAGGCCTATCGAACCGCGACTGGTGGCCCAATCAGCTGAACCTGAAAATCCTGCACCAGTACGCCCCGGCGACGAACCCGATGGGGACGTCGTTCAACTACGCCGACGAATTCAAGAAGCTCGACTTCAAGGCCCTGAAGCAGGACCTCTACGCGCTGATGACGGACTCGCAGGACTGGTGGCCGGCGGACTATGGCCACTACGGGCCGCTGTTCATCCGCATGGCGTGGCATGCCGCCGGCACCTACCGAGTGGGCGACGGCCGCGGCGGCGCCGGCCTCGGCCAGCAGCGCTTCGCGCCCACGAACAGTTGGCCCGACAACGTCAACCTCGACAAGGCGCGCCGGCTGCTCTGGCCGATCAAGAAGAAGTACGGCGACAAGATTTCCTGGGCCGACCTGATCGTGCTGGCCGGCAACTGCGCGCTGGAGTCGATGGGCTTCAAGACCTTCGGCTTCGGCGGAGGGCGCGCCGATGTCTACGAGGCCGACGAGTCGGTCTATTGGGGCTCGGAGACCGAGTGGCTCGCCGACCGGCGCGGTGGAACGAAGCCCGACTTCGAAAACCCGCTTGCCGCGGTTCAAATGGGCCTGATCTACGTCAACCCGGAAGGTCCGGGCGGCAAGCCAGACCCGCTCGCTTCTGCCAAGATGGTGCGGGAAACCTTCGCGCGGATGGCGATGAACGACTACGAGACCGTGGCGCTTATCTGCGGCGGCCACACCTTCGGCAAATGCCACGGCGCAGGTGACCCGCGCCTGGTCGGACCCGCGCCAGAGGCCGCCGACATCGAGGACCAGGGTCTCGGCTGGATCAGCAAGCATGGTTCCGGCAAAGGCGGTGATCAGATCGGTAGCGGCCTGGAAGGCTCGTGGACGCCCACGCCGACGAAGTGGGACATGAGCTATCTCGACATGCTGTTTGGCAACGAGTGGGTTCCGACGCGCAGCCCTGCAGGTGCTTCGCAGTGGACGCCGAAACAGAAGACCGAGAAAAACCTGGCGCCGGCCGCCCATGACCCGACCAAGCGCGTGTCGATCATCATGACCGACGCCGACATGGCGATGCGCTACGATCCCGAGTACGAAAAGATCGCACGCCACTTCCACAAGAACCCGGAAGAATTCGCCGACGCCTTCGCGCGCGCCTGGTTCAAGCTCACGCACCGCGACATGGGCCCCAAGGCGCGTTATCTCGGCCCGGAGGTGCCTGAGGCAGACCTGATGTGGCAGGACCCGATCCCCGCCGTCGATCATAAGCTGGTGAACGACGAGGACATCGCGGCGCTCAAGGCCAGGGTGCTGGCCTCCGGTCTTTCGGTGTCCGAGCTCGTCTACACCGCGTGGTCGTCGGCCGCGAGCTTTCGGGGTTCGGATAAGCGCGGCGGCGCTAACGGTGCGCGCATACGCCTCGCGCCGATGAAGGACTGGGAGGTCAATCAGCCGGCGCAACTGGCCAAGGTGCTCGCCAGGCTCGAAGCGATCCAGGGCGAGTTCAACAAGGCGGCCGGTGGCGGCAAGAGGGTGTCGCTCGCTGACCTGATCGTGCTGGCCGGTTGCGCCGCGGTCGAACAGGCGGCGAAGAACGCCGGCGTCAGCGTCACCGTGCCGTTTGCACCGGGGCGCATGGACGCCACGGCGGAGCAGACCGACGCCGCCTCGTTCGCGGTGCTCGAACCGATCGCCGACGGCTTCCGCAACTACCGAAGCGGCAAGTACCCGGAGATCAAGTCCGAGCACTTCTTGGTGGACCGGGCGCAACTCCTGACCCTCTCCGCACCGGAGATGACGGTGCTCGTCGGGGGGCTGCGCGTGCTGGGCGCGAACTACAACGGCAGCAAGCACGGGGTGTTCACCGAGCGGCCGGGCGTGCTGACGAACGACTTCTTCGTCAACCTGCTCGATATGGGCAACGAGTGGAGACTGATGTCCGACGACAAGGAGTTGTTCGAGGTGCGCGACCGCAAGACCGGCAAGATCAAGTGGACCGCCACCCGCGTGGATCTGGTGTTTGGCTCGAACTCCCAGTTGCGCGCGATCGCGGAGGTCTACGGGCAGGACGATGCTCGGGAGAAGTTCGTGCGCGACTTCGTGGCGGCCTGGGGCAAAGTGATGAACCTGGATCGATTCGACCTCGCCAGATCATAA
- a CDS encoding MFS transporter encodes MKKLIAGIRSGDPGSLLAAFLYFDVSFMVWVLIGALGVLISQDLELSPTQKGLMVAVPLLSGAAMRILIGVLTDRFGPKRIGAWSLSVVIISLLWGWRAAGSFPELLGLGLLLGVAGASFAVALPLASRWYPLAHQGLAMGIAGAGNSGTIIAVLVAPRVAHLDGIGWHGVFGLAILPVLATLIAFLLLAREVPPRTPPRAATVLREPDLWWFCGFYSVTFGGFVGLASFLSIFFHDQYDVEAVQAGMLTALCVFAGSLIRPVGGFLADRAGGLRLLRLLYGFIAVLFGCVGLLPPLYPVVGLMFLGMLALGMGNGAIFQLVAQRFAGQIGVVTGIVGAAGGVGGFFLPSLLGALKDLTGSYGAGFLVFAFIALGCRAAIAVHQRRWTLAWAPPVEELALDQPRRIRMEVVFGG; translated from the coding sequence ATGAAGAAGCTGATCGCGGGGATTCGGAGCGGCGACCCCGGCTCGCTGTTGGCGGCCTTTCTCTATTTCGACGTGAGTTTCATGGTGTGGGTCTTGATCGGCGCGCTGGGGGTCTTGATCTCTCAGGATTTGGAATTGTCCCCGACCCAGAAAGGGCTGATGGTGGCTGTGCCGCTCCTCAGCGGGGCGGCGATGCGGATCCTCATTGGAGTCCTGACAGATCGGTTTGGCCCGAAGCGCATCGGCGCGTGGAGCCTGTCGGTGGTGATTATTTCGCTGCTCTGGGGCTGGCGGGCGGCTGGGAGCTTTCCCGAATTATTGGGGCTCGGCCTTCTTCTGGGAGTCGCAGGGGCGAGCTTCGCGGTCGCGCTTCCGCTGGCCAGCCGGTGGTATCCATTGGCGCATCAGGGGCTCGCAATGGGCATCGCCGGGGCGGGTAACAGCGGGACCATCATTGCCGTTCTGGTGGCTCCGCGAGTGGCTCACCTTGATGGAATCGGATGGCATGGCGTATTCGGGCTCGCCATACTCCCCGTGCTGGCGACGCTCATCGCCTTTTTGCTTCTCGCTCGTGAAGTGCCTCCCCGCACGCCTCCGCGGGCGGCCACAGTTCTCCGGGAGCCAGACCTGTGGTGGTTCTGTGGTTTCTACAGCGTCACGTTCGGCGGGTTCGTCGGACTGGCCAGCTTTCTGAGTATCTTTTTCCACGACCAATATGACGTGGAGGCAGTCCAAGCCGGAATGCTGACGGCGCTCTGCGTCTTCGCCGGGAGTCTGATCAGACCGGTCGGGGGCTTCCTCGCCGATCGAGCGGGCGGGCTCAGGCTCTTGAGGCTCCTCTACGGGTTCATCGCCGTCCTGTTTGGGTGTGTCGGCCTCCTGCCCCCATTGTATCCGGTCGTGGGTCTCATGTTTCTCGGGATGCTGGCGCTGGGCATGGGAAACGGCGCGATTTTTCAATTGGTAGCCCAGCGGTTCGCGGGCCAGATCGGCGTCGTCACCGGAATCGTCGGAGCGGCGGGCGGAGTCGGAGGGTTTTTCCTTCCCTCCCTGCTCGGCGCGCTAAAGGACCTGACCGGCTCTTATGGAGCGGGATTTCTCGTGTTTGCGTTCATTGCGCTTGGTTGCCGGGCCGCCATAGCGGTGCATCAACGGCGATGGACGCTGGCGTGGGCACCGCCGGTGGAAGAGTTAGCTCTAGACCAACCGAGGCGGATCAGAATGGAAGTGGTCTTCGGAGGCTGA
- a CDS encoding molybdopterin-dependent oxidoreductase, giving the protein MKREGVNYPKFADKFAVMDFEADPLPVLSLYPVPPQTTLHELGIEICGLDQHPRRITWHDLAALPFVSLKAPLVCQIFNWSETVEWGGIRLVDALDHLKIDTHPEGYYALASRDGMYFEALSRDEARDPRVLLATMLNGIPLPNQYGGPLRLVVPFLQGYKSVKWIGAIKAYRHNPVGIKRLLGQSRTGQLSASWKKRFGIEQPVGRAADPAESMVASVRQTPIDAVMRQPNAPAVEATVFSSHLTVVEEHLSRSDSLCEVMAVVRPDKRAATQRALRQIGVVAYSAQPVMGRSRQRGLRFPSAGAQIGNRPAIRFLPKLLFMMVIEKAMVAEVIEALIRANRSGPGHFGDGKIFVLEVADAVRISAAEYDRVTVR; this is encoded by the coding sequence ATGAAGAGAGAAGGAGTGAACTATCCCAAGTTCGCGGATAAGTTCGCGGTGATGGATTTCGAGGCCGATCCTCTGCCGGTGCTGTCCTTGTATCCCGTACCGCCGCAGACGACGCTTCACGAGCTCGGCATCGAGATCTGTGGTCTAGACCAGCATCCTCGACGAATTACCTGGCATGACCTGGCCGCGTTGCCCTTTGTCTCACTTAAGGCCCCGCTGGTCTGTCAGATCTTCAACTGGTCCGAAACGGTCGAATGGGGAGGCATCAGGCTGGTGGACGCGCTCGATCACCTCAAGATTGACACCCATCCGGAGGGATACTACGCCCTTGCGTCCCGTGATGGGATGTATTTCGAAGCCTTATCGCGAGACGAGGCGCGAGATCCGCGAGTTCTGCTGGCAACCATGTTGAACGGCATCCCGCTTCCGAACCAGTACGGAGGACCGCTGCGATTGGTAGTGCCCTTTCTTCAGGGTTATAAGAGCGTCAAATGGATCGGCGCCATTAAGGCGTACCGTCACAACCCGGTAGGCATCAAGCGTCTGCTCGGCCAGAGTCGAACTGGACAACTCAGTGCGTCATGGAAGAAACGATTCGGGATAGAGCAACCGGTGGGCCGTGCGGCCGACCCCGCAGAGTCCATGGTTGCATCGGTCCGTCAAACACCAATTGATGCGGTGATGCGACAGCCGAATGCCCCGGCCGTCGAGGCCACAGTGTTCAGTTCTCACCTGACGGTCGTAGAGGAACACCTCAGCCGCTCTGATTCGCTGTGCGAGGTCATGGCGGTTGTTCGACCTGACAAGCGAGCGGCGACTCAGAGGGCCTTACGACAGATCGGCGTTGTGGCCTACAGCGCACAGCCGGTGATGGGTCGAAGTCGACAGCGGGGGCTGCGATTTCCATCGGCTGGAGCCCAGATCGGAAACCGCCCGGCGATCCGATTCCTTCCGAAACTGCTTTTTATGATGGTGATCGAGAAGGCAATGGTTGCCGAGGTGATCGAGGCCTTGATCCGGGCCAACCGGAGCGGCCCCGGTCACTTTGGAGACGGAAAAATATTCGTGTTGGAAGTCGCTGATGCCGTCCGCATCAGCGCAGCCGAATACGACCGTGTGACTGTGCGCTAA
- a CDS encoding DUF3501 family protein, with the protein MQPLTVQDLKPLDEYEQTREEVRRWTIALKRSRRIAVGECITLVFENRETIWFQIQEMIRAEKITDVEKVEAEVETYNELIPAPGELSATLMIEITDKSRVKEILDRLQGLDREKTVWLRIGPHMIYGVFEAGRSQEEKISAVHFVRFRVPDRAKTDLQNLQTRVDLGISHPNYYATVPVPDDMRFALLNDLE; encoded by the coding sequence ATGCAACCGTTGACGGTTCAAGACCTGAAGCCTCTCGACGAATACGAACAGACCCGTGAGGAGGTGCGCCGATGGACGATCGCGCTCAAGCGCAGCCGGCGGATCGCGGTCGGAGAGTGCATCACGCTCGTCTTCGAGAACCGGGAGACGATCTGGTTTCAGATTCAGGAAATGATCCGCGCCGAGAAAATCACGGACGTTGAGAAGGTTGAGGCCGAAGTCGAGACCTATAACGAACTGATCCCGGCTCCCGGCGAGCTCAGCGCCACGCTGATGATCGAAATCACGGACAAATCCAGAGTGAAGGAGATCCTCGATCGGCTGCAAGGCCTGGATCGGGAGAAGACCGTCTGGTTGCGCATCGGTCCGCACATGATCTACGGGGTGTTTGAAGCAGGACGGAGTCAAGAAGAGAAAATCAGCGCCGTCCATTTTGTTCGGTTTCGTGTTCCGGACCGGGCGAAGACGGACTTGCAGAATCTTCAGACGCGGGTCGACCTGGGAATCAGTCACCCCAACTATTACGCGACAGTTCCCGTTCCCGACGACATGCGGTTTGCGCTCTTGAACGACCTGGAGTGA
- a CDS encoding rubrerythrin family protein, protein MGKSLKGTKSFENLKEAFAGESQANRRYLYFARRADIEGYPDVGGLFRDTSEAETGHAFGHLDFLKDVGDPVTGVPIGNTEANLKSAIEGETYEYTQMYPGMAKTARDEGFPELAEWFETLAKAERSHANRFKKGLETLKV, encoded by the coding sequence ATGGGAAAGAGCCTGAAGGGGACCAAGAGCTTCGAGAATCTTAAAGAGGCCTTCGCCGGGGAGTCGCAGGCGAATCGGCGGTATCTGTACTTTGCGCGGCGCGCGGATATCGAAGGCTATCCGGACGTGGGCGGGTTGTTCCGGGACACCTCCGAGGCGGAGACGGGACACGCCTTCGGACATTTGGATTTTCTGAAAGACGTTGGTGACCCGGTAACGGGGGTGCCGATCGGCAATACGGAAGCCAATCTGAAATCGGCGATCGAAGGCGAAACCTATGAGTATACTCAGATGTATCCGGGCATGGCCAAAACGGCGCGTGACGAAGGCTTTCCGGAATTGGCTGAATGGTTCGAAACATTGGCCAAGGCAGAACGTTCGCATGCCAACAGATTCAAGAAGGGACTGGAGACACTGAAAGTGTAG
- a CDS encoding DDE-type integrase/transposase/recombinase, translating to MLVRIEALNAEQPFGGSHRLGAHLPCADGLAVNKKRLMRLIRAQGWIVTGNPRWKATRTPMRSQPGPTAPNRWWEMDMTTVMVKPVGWVYLVLVLDWYTKQIVGSSAGLQAKTSRWLAALAMAVQRPFPNGSRDQERHRMSDTGCTPPAVAFMKACATLGPTPAFTRDYTRRRTRRRNGSCARSRKRCVGSVTGPAGHNWSRRSGPGSQVQHAVLAFRTRGSDTVSD from the coding sequence GTGCTGGTACGAATCGAGGCGCTGAACGCGGAGCAGCCGTTTGGGGGCTCTCACCGGCTGGGGGCGCACCTGCCTTGTGCGGACGGGCTGGCCGTCAACAAGAAGCGCCTCATGCGGCTGATCCGAGCGCAGGGCTGGATCGTGACAGGCAATCCCCGGTGGAAGGCGACCCGGACGCCGATGCGCAGTCAGCCGGGGCCCACGGCTCCGAATCGGTGGTGGGAGATGGATATGACCACGGTGATGGTGAAGCCGGTCGGCTGGGTCTACCTCGTCCTGGTGTTGGACTGGTACACGAAACAGATCGTGGGGTCTTCTGCCGGCCTCCAAGCCAAGACATCGCGCTGGCTGGCCGCGTTGGCAATGGCAGTGCAGCGCCCGTTCCCCAACGGAAGCCGCGATCAGGAGCGGCACCGCATGAGTGATACCGGCTGTACGCCCCCGGCCGTCGCGTTCATGAAGGCCTGTGCGACGCTCGGCCCCACGCCCGCCTTCACGCGCGACTACACCCGGAGGAGAACGCGGAGACGGAACGGCTCATGCGCACGCTCAAGGAAACGCTGCGTTGGCTCCGTGACCGGACCAGCCGGCCACAATTGGAGCAGGCGCTCGGGACCTGGATCGCAGGTCCAACACGCGGTATTGGCATTCCGCACTCGGGGATCGGACACCGTGTCAGATTGA
- a CDS encoding P-II family nitrogen regulator: protein MKRIFAILRPEKENDVIAALEKENFYALTKFPVTGRGRQGGIQVGSVTYSELAKLMVMLVVEDQDCPRAVQTIKDSAHTGHPGDGKIFVQEVQEVYTIRTGQREL from the coding sequence ATGAAGAGGATTTTCGCGATTCTGCGCCCAGAGAAAGAGAACGATGTCATCGCCGCGCTAGAAAAGGAGAATTTCTATGCCCTGACTAAGTTCCCGGTGACCGGGCGCGGCCGGCAGGGCGGGATTCAGGTCGGATCGGTGACCTATTCCGAGCTTGCCAAGCTGATGGTCATGCTCGTGGTCGAGGATCAAGACTGTCCACGGGCCGTGCAGACGATCAAAGACAGCGCCCATACCGGCCACCCGGGCGACGGGAAGATCTTCGTTCAGGAGGTCCAGGAAGTTTATACGATCCGAACGGGACAGCGGGAACTCTAG
- a CDS encoding sigma 54-interacting transcriptional regulator has protein sequence MELDFRKNPSILATMVDAMADGVFTVDAKGNIVAWSAGAERITGYRSEELVGQPAHVLEGPSCKGFSTVTDLLSNPSSAPAGICHQECKILSRSGQELYLHGNVRLLTDEEGTVVGAIGTFSDLTSFVLNNERISLLEKHARSRQTFERLVGKSSAMQEVFRRVRLAAESEVPVLVTGESGTGKELVAGAIHSLSGRKAGPFLAINCSAIPETLLESELFGHVKGAFTGATKDKLGMFQAANGGTLFLDEVGDTSPLLQLKLLRVLQEREVRRVGEERPIKVDVRLVAATNRDLKQLIRSGAMREDFYYRIRVFEIRLPPLRERREDIPLLVDHFMTECARDYGKAVKGIARDALKALVQYCWPGNVRELKHAIEYAFVTVGGDRLTLLDFPPEIRQPAEPSTPVKDSRARPEPNEAERARILKALNQANGSRLKAARLLGYSRVTLWKKLRRLGIPTESFRR, from the coding sequence ATGGAACTGGATTTCCGCAAGAATCCGAGTATTCTCGCGACGATGGTTGATGCCATGGCGGACGGTGTCTTTACAGTCGATGCGAAGGGGAACATCGTGGCCTGGAGTGCTGGCGCCGAGCGGATTACCGGGTATCGCAGCGAGGAGCTGGTCGGTCAGCCGGCGCACGTTCTGGAGGGACCGAGCTGCAAGGGGTTCTCCACTGTCACCGACCTGCTCAGCAATCCGTCCTCAGCCCCTGCCGGCATTTGTCACCAGGAATGTAAGATCCTCAGCCGAAGCGGACAGGAACTCTACCTGCATGGGAACGTGCGCCTGCTGACCGATGAGGAAGGGACCGTGGTCGGTGCCATCGGGACGTTCAGCGACCTCACCTCGTTCGTGCTGAACAATGAACGGATTTCTCTGCTTGAAAAGCATGCCCGGAGTCGCCAGACGTTCGAGCGGCTGGTGGGGAAAAGCTCGGCCATGCAGGAAGTGTTTCGCCGTGTTCGGTTGGCCGCGGAGAGCGAGGTTCCGGTGCTCGTCACTGGTGAGTCCGGGACTGGCAAGGAACTCGTGGCCGGAGCCATTCATTCACTCAGCGGCCGCAAGGCCGGACCGTTCCTGGCGATCAATTGCTCGGCCATCCCGGAGACGCTCTTGGAAAGCGAGTTGTTCGGCCATGTGAAGGGCGCGTTTACGGGCGCGACCAAGGACAAGCTGGGCATGTTCCAAGCGGCGAACGGCGGAACCCTCTTCCTCGACGAAGTCGGCGACACGAGCCCGCTGCTCCAGCTCAAGCTCCTCCGGGTGCTGCAGGAGCGGGAGGTCCGGCGGGTCGGCGAGGAACGTCCGATCAAGGTGGATGTCCGGTTGGTCGCGGCCACGAATCGGGATCTAAAGCAATTAATCCGGTCCGGGGCGATGCGGGAAGATTTCTACTATCGGATTCGCGTCTTTGAAATCAGGCTGCCACCCCTGCGCGAGCGTCGTGAGGATATCCCGCTCCTGGTGGATCATTTCATGACTGAATGCGCGCGGGACTACGGCAAGGCCGTCAAGGGAATCGCGCGTGATGCGCTCAAGGCCCTCGTGCAGTATTGCTGGCCCGGCAACGTGCGCGAACTCAAACATGCCATCGAGTACGCGTTCGTGACGGTCGGAGGCGATCGCCTGACCCTGCTTGATTTCCCGCCGGAGATCCGGCAACCCGCTGAACCGTCCACGCCCGTGAAGGATTCACGGGCCCGACCTGAGCCGAACGAAGCCGAGCGGGCTCGGATCCTCAAAGCCCTGAATCAGGCGAACGGCAGTCGTCTCAAGGCGGCCAGACTCCTCGGTTACAGCCGTGTGACCCTCTGGAAGAAACTTCGCCGCCTGGGCATTCCCACCGAATCCTTCCGACGTTAA
- a CDS encoding Fur family transcriptional regulator has protein sequence MKTVRDLTPVRLQQRFQEKGLKLTPQRLAIYQMLMNTEAHPTADDIYHAVKQTFPMLSLNTVYYTLTALKEAGLIWEVPVEHASSRYDANMDQHHHLVCVRCGKIEDLYDETLDHLRPSAAHQRGFDIRTHRVEFRGYCEPCRARWGGERDVEFENRNMSQT, from the coding sequence ATGAAGACCGTTCGCGACCTCACACCGGTACGTTTGCAGCAGCGATTTCAGGAGAAAGGGCTCAAGCTCACACCTCAGCGATTGGCCATCTATCAGATGCTGATGAATACCGAAGCGCATCCCACCGCCGATGATATTTATCATGCCGTTAAACAAACCTTTCCCATGCTTTCGCTCAACACCGTCTACTACACGTTGACTGCACTCAAGGAGGCGGGGTTGATCTGGGAAGTGCCGGTCGAGCATGCGAGTTCACGCTACGATGCCAATATGGATCAACACCATCATCTCGTGTGTGTGAGGTGTGGGAAGATCGAAGACCTGTACGACGAGACCTTGGATCATCTACGGCCGTCGGCCGCGCATCAGCGGGGCTTCGATATTCGCACGCATCGGGTGGAGTTTCGCGGGTATTGCGAACCGTGTCGAGCGAGGTGGGGAGGCGAACGAGACGTCGAGTTCGAGAACAGGAACATGTCGCAAACGTGA